One genomic segment of Chitinophaga sancti includes these proteins:
- a CDS encoding aminotransferase class V-fold PLP-dependent enzyme, translating into MDIANLRADTPGCQTKVHFNNSGAALPPYPVLQAMQDYLAEEANFGGYETAAANATALNRFYLAAGRLLNASAKNIAFTSSATNSFARALSCIPFKKGDVVVIANEDYASNQLQFLSLEERFGIELVRAHSMPEGGVDVDHMASLIRDRNPRLVSLTHVPSNTGLIQPVAEIGKVCRELDIPYLVDACQSAGQLPLDVEEIGCDFLCATLRKYLRGPRGAGFLYVSDRILHKPWYPLFLDMYAATWTDDDTFVPASDAKRFQDWEQSYALIAGGYAAVHYANEIGLQNIADRNKYLCGLLRPRLESLPGVTLLDKGKELASIITLSAPVSDPQWLLTSLRERNINTAISVTSSALIDFKSKGVNWALRISPHYYNTEDEIDILLDALESIFANP; encoded by the coding sequence ATGGACATCGCTAACCTAAGGGCAGATACACCCGGCTGCCAGACCAAAGTACACTTTAATAATTCCGGCGCTGCTTTACCACCTTACCCGGTATTGCAGGCCATGCAGGATTATCTTGCTGAAGAAGCTAATTTTGGAGGTTATGAAACAGCGGCAGCCAATGCAACTGCCCTCAACCGTTTTTACCTGGCCGCAGGAAGATTGCTGAATGCTTCTGCAAAGAATATTGCATTTACCAGCAGCGCGACAAACAGTTTTGCGCGGGCGCTTTCGTGCATTCCATTTAAGAAGGGAGATGTGGTGGTGATTGCCAATGAAGATTATGCGAGTAACCAGTTGCAGTTCCTTTCGCTGGAAGAGCGGTTTGGGATAGAGCTGGTACGCGCACATAGTATGCCGGAAGGTGGTGTGGATGTGGATCACATGGCATCATTAATTCGGGATAGAAATCCCAGGCTCGTGTCACTCACCCACGTTCCTTCAAATACCGGTTTGATCCAGCCTGTGGCAGAAATAGGAAAAGTATGCCGTGAGCTGGACATCCCTTATCTGGTAGATGCGTGTCAGTCAGCCGGACAATTACCATTGGATGTAGAAGAAATAGGGTGTGATTTCCTTTGTGCTACGCTGCGTAAATACCTGCGTGGACCAAGGGGTGCGGGATTTTTGTATGTGTCTGACAGGATATTGCATAAACCCTGGTATCCGTTGTTTTTAGATATGTATGCAGCTACCTGGACGGATGATGATACCTTCGTTCCGGCATCAGATGCAAAACGCTTTCAGGACTGGGAGCAGTCTTATGCATTGATAGCAGGTGGTTATGCCGCTGTACATTATGCCAATGAAATCGGGTTACAAAATATTGCGGACCGGAATAAATACCTGTGCGGGTTGTTGCGTCCACGGTTGGAATCCCTGCCGGGTGTAACACTGTTGGATAAAGGAAAGGAACTGGCCAGTATCATCACCCTGTCTGCACCGGTCAGTGATCCGCAATGGCTGTTGACTTCACTGCGTGAGCGAAATATAAATACAGCCATTAGCGTTACATCCAGTGCGTTGATCGATTTTAAATCAAAGGGTGTGAACTGGGCGCTGCGCATATCTCCGCATTATTACAATACGGAAGATGAAATTGATATTTTGCTGGATGCGCTGGAGTCAATATTTGCGAACCCATAA
- a CDS encoding response regulator: MNRKLHSILLVEDDEATNFISQMVIKKMDCADHVHVAWNGAEALDYLKACKETPQGQPDLILLDINMPALNGWEFLDEYNKLGDKEKGQVVVVMLTTSMNPDDHQRAISHPDVSGFRNKPLTTGLMEDILDAYFNA; the protein is encoded by the coding sequence ATGAATAGAAAACTACATTCCATCCTATTAGTTGAAGACGATGAAGCCACCAATTTCATCAGCCAGATGGTGATTAAAAAAATGGATTGTGCGGACCATGTGCATGTGGCCTGGAATGGAGCGGAAGCTCTTGATTACCTGAAAGCCTGCAAAGAAACTCCACAGGGTCAGCCTGACCTCATTTTGCTGGACATAAATATGCCGGCCCTGAATGGCTGGGAATTTCTCGATGAATATAACAAACTGGGCGATAAGGAAAAAGGACAGGTAGTCGTAGTAATGCTCACAACGTCTATGAACCCCGATGATCATCAACGGGCTATAAGTCATCCTGATGTATCCGGGTTTAGAAACAAACCATTGACGACCGGGTTAATGGAAGACATTCTCGATGCATATTTTAACGCTTAA
- a CDS encoding L-histidine N(alpha)-methyltransferase, protein MATTSVMNAFTVLTPKLEQLPVFHRDVLQGLSAKDKYLDAKYFYDDNGDRIFQRIMACPAYYPTNCEMEIMQEQSAQISALIASLTDTFDVVELGAGDATKSVHLLQELLHIDHSFTYYPIDISANVISQLEQNLPEHLPALQVHGLHGEYFEMLRMVQTLSARPKVVLCMGGNIGNFTPAETRKFCRQLRNYLQPGDMLLTGFDLKKHPQIILNAYNDSEGITREFNLNLLTRINREMEADFDLSKFDHYPTYDPGTGACKSYLVSLEDQEVHLLNKTIGFKKHETIFMEISQKYSLDESEKLAIQAGFEPIAHFTDRKGWFVDSLWQA, encoded by the coding sequence ATGGCTACCACCTCTGTAATGAATGCTTTCACTGTATTGACCCCGAAGCTGGAACAATTGCCCGTTTTTCATCGTGATGTACTGCAGGGATTGAGTGCAAAAGATAAATATCTCGACGCTAAGTATTTTTATGATGACAACGGAGACCGCATCTTTCAGCGTATCATGGCTTGTCCGGCATACTACCCGACGAATTGTGAAATGGAAATTATGCAGGAACAATCCGCGCAGATCAGTGCGCTGATTGCATCGCTCACAGATACTTTCGATGTTGTAGAACTAGGTGCAGGCGATGCGACCAAGTCCGTACACCTCTTACAGGAATTACTACATATAGATCACTCTTTCACTTACTACCCCATTGACATCAGTGCAAATGTGATCAGTCAACTGGAGCAAAACCTGCCTGAGCACCTACCGGCGTTGCAGGTACATGGGCTGCACGGTGAATATTTCGAGATGCTGCGAATGGTACAGACACTATCGGCAAGACCTAAAGTCGTACTATGTATGGGTGGCAATATCGGCAACTTCACCCCTGCAGAAACCCGTAAGTTCTGCCGCCAGCTGCGCAATTATTTACAACCCGGCGATATGCTGCTCACAGGTTTCGATCTGAAGAAGCATCCGCAGATTATTCTGAATGCGTACAATGATTCAGAAGGTATTACGCGCGAGTTTAACCTGAACCTCCTCACCAGGATTAACAGGGAAATGGAGGCTGATTTTGACCTGTCAAAATTCGACCACTACCCTACGTACGATCCGGGTACAGGCGCCTGCAAAAGCTATCTTGTGAGTCTGGAGGATCAGGAAGTGCATCTTTTAAATAAGACAATCGGGTTTAAAAAGCATGAAACTATTTTCATGGAGATCTCCCAGAAGTACAGTCTGGATGAATCAGAAAAACTGGCCATACAGGCAGGCTTTGAGCCCATCGCGCACTTTACGGACAGGAAAGGCTGGTTTGTAGATAGTTTATGGCAGGCGTAA
- a CDS encoding TetR/AcrR family transcriptional regulator: protein MQDTKEKIVGLADQLIKTKGFNAFSYKDISDPLAIKNAAVHYYFPTKADLGMAVIDQEITWMNRGIANWEALPEDQQLRHLIASFENKCDAHMVCIMGSLSPDYNTLPENMQVRLRQFSASVIAWVTECLENGQKKGIFHFKGTAGDRALLIVSNLLASLLLSRVMGETAFEKISKQLLDDIL from the coding sequence ATGCAGGACACCAAAGAAAAAATAGTCGGCCTGGCAGACCAGCTGATCAAAACAAAAGGTTTTAACGCCTTCAGTTACAAAGATATATCTGATCCGCTGGCCATTAAGAATGCCGCCGTTCACTATTATTTTCCCACCAAGGCCGACCTTGGCATGGCCGTCATTGACCAGGAAATCACCTGGATGAACAGGGGAATTGCCAACTGGGAAGCCCTGCCGGAAGATCAGCAACTGCGCCATCTCATCGCTTCCTTCGAGAACAAATGCGATGCTCACATGGTCTGTATCATGGGATCCCTATCCCCGGATTACAATACCCTGCCTGAGAATATGCAGGTGCGCCTGCGACAATTCAGTGCTTCTGTCATAGCCTGGGTTACAGAATGTCTCGAAAACGGGCAAAAAAAGGGTATCTTTCACTTCAAAGGCACCGCCGGGGACCGGGCATTATTAATCGTTTCCAACCTGCTCGCTTCTCTCCTCCTCAGCCGTGTTATGGGAGAAACCGCATTTGAAAAAATCAGCAAACAATTATTAGACGATATTTTATGA
- a CDS encoding sensor histidine kinase: protein MEQEIRQSKAELYEILLRYIHSKQAEKDLLEEDDLSIDLLRNSITTLGERLREVENKLAATEKLLKLSQESYSSLVGEIQDYGIITLDPDGNILTWNKGAERIKGYTAQEIIGKNFRIFYTPAARAECVPEILLSTAIQDGRVQNEDYRVRKDGTLFWSGVTITALHNNEGELTGFIKITRDLTERKQMEDQTQLYLRKLEMENRELEQFTYIASHDLQEPLRSISTLVELVATEYTGKLDENADNYLRFIRQSSNRMSDLIKALLDYSRIGNVKQKEAVDCSQIILTVVDDLRTAIHESKAQVIMENLPIVHAYPIELKLLFQNLLSNAIKFRQQDVPPVIRITCVKREHEYEFMFADNGIGIAPRYQEKVFEIFQRLHNKLQYEGTGIGLAHCKKIVSLHGGEIWLTSTPGNGSQFYFTILA from the coding sequence ATGGAGCAAGAGATCAGGCAGAGCAAAGCCGAATTGTACGAAATACTACTGCGATATATTCATTCTAAACAAGCCGAAAAGGATCTGCTTGAAGAAGATGATCTGAGTATAGACCTGTTGAGGAATAGCATTACCACACTAGGCGAACGGCTCAGAGAAGTTGAAAACAAACTCGCAGCTACCGAAAAATTATTAAAGTTATCACAGGAATCATATTCCAGCCTGGTAGGAGAAATCCAGGACTATGGGATCATCACCCTCGATCCTGACGGAAATATCCTGACCTGGAACAAAGGTGCGGAACGCATCAAAGGTTACACCGCACAGGAAATCATAGGCAAAAATTTCAGGATCTTTTACACCCCAGCTGCCAGAGCTGAGTGTGTACCTGAAATACTCTTATCCACAGCTATCCAGGATGGTCGCGTTCAAAACGAAGACTACCGGGTACGAAAAGACGGTACCCTGTTCTGGAGTGGTGTGACTATCACTGCCCTTCACAATAATGAAGGGGAGTTAACCGGGTTTATCAAAATCACCCGCGACCTCACCGAACGGAAACAGATGGAAGACCAGACCCAGTTATACCTTCGTAAACTGGAAATGGAGAACCGGGAACTTGAACAATTTACTTACATCGCCTCGCACGATCTGCAGGAACCATTACGCTCTATCAGCACATTGGTAGAACTGGTGGCTACGGAATATACCGGCAAACTGGATGAAAACGCAGACAACTATCTTCGCTTTATCCGCCAGTCAAGTAATCGTATGAGTGACCTGATCAAAGCCCTGCTGGACTACTCACGTATCGGCAATGTGAAGCAGAAGGAAGCTGTAGATTGTAGCCAGATCATCCTGACGGTAGTAGACGATTTGCGTACGGCCATCCACGAGAGCAAGGCACAGGTGATTATGGAAAACTTACCTATCGTACATGCCTACCCAATAGAACTGAAATTATTATTTCAAAATCTGCTGAGTAATGCGATTAAGTTCCGACAGCAGGATGTACCTCCTGTGATCCGTATTACCTGTGTGAAAAGAGAACATGAATACGAATTCATGTTTGCAGACAATGGAATCGGCATTGCACCACGCTATCAGGAAAAGGTATTTGAGATCTTTCAACGCCTGCACAATAAACTCCAATACGAAGGTACTGGCATTGGACTGGCTCACTGTAAAAAGATCGTTTCCCTTCACGGTGGCGAGATCTGGCTTACCTCCACACCTGGCAACGGCAGTCAATTTTATTTCACAATTTTAGCATAA
- the fabF gene encoding beta-ketoacyl-ACP synthase II translates to MKRVVITGLGAITPIGNHVKAFWDNLLAGKSGAAMITKFDASKFRTQFACEIKDYDPTQFLDKNDIRKTDPFTQYALIAAQQAVDDSGIDFATMNPFDTGVIWGSGQGGMQTFEDQVKEYVENNYQPRFNPFFVPKLIANMASGMISIRFGLMGINYTTVSACSTSNTAIMDALNYIRWGKAKVIITGGSEAPITEASVGGFCAMKAMSQRNDDPAHASRPFDTGRDGFVMGEGAGALVLEEYEHAVARGAHIYAEVAGAAMTADAYHMTATHPQGLGAYEAMKRALEDGGLNPSQVDYLNAHATSTPVGDLSEIAAITRLLDPSVAISATKSMTGHLLGAAGAIEAIASILSIKNGVIPPTINTTELDPAIPAGLNIILGSAVEKKVNVAMSNTFGFGGHNGIVVFKAL, encoded by the coding sequence ATGAAAAGAGTAGTTATCACCGGCTTAGGCGCGATCACGCCTATCGGGAATCACGTGAAAGCCTTCTGGGACAATTTGCTGGCGGGCAAAAGCGGCGCTGCGATGATCACAAAATTCGACGCCAGTAAGTTTCGAACGCAATTCGCCTGCGAGATCAAGGATTATGATCCAACACAATTTTTAGATAAAAATGATATCAGGAAAACGGATCCGTTTACCCAATACGCACTCATTGCCGCCCAACAGGCGGTAGACGATTCTGGGATTGACTTTGCCACCATGAACCCATTCGATACAGGGGTGATCTGGGGTTCAGGTCAGGGTGGTATGCAGACCTTTGAAGACCAGGTAAAAGAATATGTAGAGAATAATTATCAGCCGCGGTTCAATCCTTTCTTTGTGCCAAAATTAATTGCGAACATGGCATCAGGTATGATCTCAATCCGCTTCGGGTTAATGGGTATCAACTATACCACCGTATCTGCCTGTTCTACCAGCAATACGGCCATTATGGATGCACTCAATTACATTCGCTGGGGCAAGGCCAAAGTGATCATCACCGGCGGTTCTGAAGCGCCGATCACGGAGGCTTCAGTAGGTGGATTCTGTGCCATGAAAGCCATGTCGCAGCGCAATGATGATCCTGCCCATGCAAGCAGACCATTTGATACCGGCAGAGATGGATTCGTGATGGGTGAAGGCGCCGGCGCACTGGTGCTGGAAGAATACGAACATGCTGTAGCGAGAGGTGCACACATCTATGCAGAAGTAGCCGGTGCTGCTATGACTGCCGATGCCTACCATATGACCGCTACTCATCCGCAAGGTCTTGGTGCCTACGAAGCTATGAAAAGAGCGCTGGAAGATGGTGGTTTAAACCCCTCCCAGGTAGATTATCTGAACGCACACGCTACCAGTACACCCGTAGGCGACCTGAGTGAAATTGCGGCTATTACCAGGCTGCTTGATCCATCTGTCGCCATCAGTGCCACCAAGTCCATGACCGGTCACCTTTTAGGTGCTGCCGGGGCTATAGAAGCAATTGCTTCTATATTAAGCATCAAAAATGGAGTAATCCCACCTACCATCAATACGACTGAACTGGACCCTGCTATTCCGGCAGGACTCAATATCATACTAGGTAGTGCAGTAGAAAAAAAGGTTAACGTCGCAATGAGTAATACCTTTGGTTTCGGAGGTCACAATGGCATTGTGGTCTTTAAAGCTTTATAA
- a CDS encoding gliding motility-associated C-terminal domain-containing protein, protein MPKKNLQRCLLSCTCLLYAISLRAQYPVPQVVGQPSLTARWLSINPRSCGTDMMMNTWRQSTAFRQKEKKTNHAILMNTNRLAAADYTLPVVFHIINEDPASITDQDVTDALAALNDAYGKTGAFAGARTDTRIQFCLAKTDPDGGATTGILRTKSYLADFDADMEGDALTALGKWDGSRYINIWVVSGIKSEFLQTFECGAWTRMHMAGYASAGGDVVVSGLGVDLVAHEMGHYLSLIHTFANQDCKNDDCTTDGDMVCDTPPDKSINGGFPCSNPENSCNTDTLSGFSTDVPDLPDNFMDYGGGTGCTMSFTEGQAQRMRDFIGSSLTGMIGSTLCNPPCVTAAVADFTKDADYPLMGSTVNFTNTSTGATTYQWLVDNVVVSTGASFSLHVTEKKNYVVVLRAYDASGCFSSMQDILQVSCGVTARFYPDKRKIASKAGVELDSVLFTNRSINASSYSWRIKLGASETEVATTADLTYVFQTPGTYQVRLIATDGSCYDTTHYVTIVVDDPTADGHVYLNSVACYNQTQLQISLYFYNFGYQTIPKGTPITLYNGTHDSIGVYLLPYDLKGKCASYLETFILNAYADTLIAKFGTNTAMMTNYRFRIQLTPADIAMTPAETIDLTPAVISGGTINSVTWTPTTYVSCDNCTTTTFTAPYRKDTLYQQTVKVTNGNNCYDTTFTTIHIAPVDDYTANVLSTECARNDSMYITFEVCNNYAAGNVPQDLNLSFYDGNGLLIGNNYTIAAYSADACETYHITLKGVSPFSIKVNTGTWAETDTTNNTAAGTYTLPAGSILPADTTVMRGASYTLNTAVSNFTAATYAWRTEGANSLLGATTSTPTITVRDSAGIYAVMTNAYGCNLSVSAIVRLIPPDLTMTISDVKCYDNTHTIVTFEICTGNGYDSIPKDLTVSFYDGDSLLKPLFYNDAATAGSCHTYTQVVSTPFSGELYAVVNANALLKETDYTNNSDAAYTSPFTVGFEPHVLEVGRFQDIQLSPMLTGGELPATLTWTPAAGLSCTNCLYPTVHAVSSVIYTLAIKNEYFCTDTASVYVHTSVKDLFSMPNAFSPNGDGVNDVFYIIGSKDIIAIDDFLIFDRWGNKVFERHQGVPNDKSFGWDGANAKPGAYVYYIKAGNAQIKGTVLLVK, encoded by the coding sequence ATGCCTAAGAAAAACCTGCAAAGGTGCCTGCTATCCTGTACCTGCCTGTTGTACGCCATATCTCTAAGAGCACAATATCCAGTTCCTCAGGTAGTTGGACAACCTTCTCTTACAGCCAGATGGTTATCTATCAATCCCCGTTCATGTGGTACGGATATGATGATGAATACATGGCGCCAAAGCACCGCTTTCAGACAAAAAGAAAAGAAGACCAATCATGCTATCCTGATGAATACTAACAGGTTAGCTGCGGCAGATTATACATTGCCTGTCGTTTTTCATATTATCAACGAAGATCCCGCTTCCATTACGGACCAGGATGTAACGGATGCCCTCGCGGCACTGAACGATGCCTATGGCAAAACCGGTGCATTTGCAGGAGCAAGAACGGATACCCGTATACAATTTTGCCTTGCCAAAACCGACCCTGATGGCGGCGCTACCACCGGGATACTACGTACAAAATCTTATCTCGCTGATTTTGACGCGGATATGGAAGGAGATGCACTCACCGCCCTTGGTAAATGGGATGGTAGCCGCTATATCAATATCTGGGTCGTATCCGGTATCAAATCCGAGTTCCTGCAAACATTTGAGTGCGGCGCCTGGACCCGTATGCACATGGCCGGCTATGCCAGCGCTGGCGGCGATGTAGTCGTATCTGGATTGGGGGTAGACCTGGTAGCGCACGAAATGGGACACTACCTCAGCCTCATTCATACTTTTGCCAACCAGGACTGTAAAAATGATGATTGCACCACCGATGGAGATATGGTGTGCGATACGCCACCAGATAAATCTATCAATGGAGGATTCCCCTGTAGTAATCCCGAGAATTCATGTAATACTGACACCTTATCTGGTTTTAGTACTGATGTACCGGACCTGCCGGATAACTTTATGGACTATGGTGGCGGTACGGGTTGTACCATGTCGTTTACAGAAGGACAGGCACAGCGTATGCGTGATTTTATCGGGAGTAGTCTGACGGGAATGATCGGCAGTACGTTGTGTAATCCACCCTGCGTTACCGCCGCTGTAGCGGATTTTACGAAAGATGCAGATTATCCTTTGATGGGGAGTACGGTGAATTTTACTAATACTTCTACCGGCGCAACTACCTATCAGTGGCTGGTGGATAATGTGGTGGTGAGTACAGGAGCCAGCTTCAGTCTACATGTAACTGAGAAGAAAAACTATGTGGTAGTATTACGTGCCTACGATGCCTCCGGTTGTTTTAGCAGCATGCAGGATATACTACAGGTGAGCTGTGGGGTGACTGCCCGGTTTTATCCTGACAAAAGAAAGATCGCTTCCAAAGCAGGTGTAGAACTGGATAGTGTGTTGTTTACAAATCGTTCTATCAATGCCAGCAGCTATTCATGGAGAATAAAACTGGGTGCCAGTGAAACGGAAGTAGCGACTACTGCGGATCTGACTTATGTGTTTCAGACACCAGGTACTTACCAGGTAAGACTCATTGCAACTGATGGCAGTTGCTATGATACGACCCACTACGTAACGATCGTAGTCGATGACCCTACCGCTGATGGACACGTATACCTGAACAGTGTAGCTTGTTATAATCAGACGCAGTTACAGATCTCTTTATACTTTTACAACTTCGGTTACCAGACGATTCCAAAGGGTACGCCTATTACTTTGTATAATGGCACCCATGATTCCATTGGTGTTTATTTATTGCCTTACGATCTGAAAGGAAAATGCGCATCTTACCTGGAAACATTTATACTGAATGCATATGCAGATACCCTGATTGCTAAATTTGGCACGAACACCGCCATGATGACTAATTACCGGTTCAGGATCCAGCTCACACCTGCCGATATTGCCATGACACCTGCGGAGACCATTGACCTGACACCAGCAGTAATATCTGGCGGTACGATCAATAGTGTAACATGGACACCCACTACGTATGTAAGTTGTGATAATTGTACGACCACTACTTTCACAGCACCATATCGTAAGGATACTTTGTACCAGCAAACAGTGAAAGTGACGAATGGGAACAATTGTTATGATACCACATTTACTACCATACACATTGCCCCTGTAGATGACTATACGGCTAATGTGCTGAGCACAGAATGTGCCCGGAATGATAGTATGTATATCACATTTGAAGTGTGTAATAACTACGCTGCGGGAAATGTACCACAGGATCTAAACCTGAGTTTTTATGATGGAAATGGTTTGCTGATTGGGAATAACTACACCATTGCTGCATATAGTGCTGATGCCTGTGAAACCTACCATATAACTTTAAAAGGCGTTTCTCCTTTCAGTATCAAAGTGAATACAGGTACATGGGCAGAAACAGATACGACAAATAATACGGCCGCTGGTACGTATACATTGCCTGCAGGCAGTATACTGCCTGCGGATACAACGGTGATGCGGGGTGCTTCGTATACGTTGAATACTGCGGTGAGCAATTTTACAGCTGCAACTTATGCATGGCGTACAGAAGGTGCAAATAGTCTGTTGGGGGCTACAACTTCCACACCTACCATCACTGTCAGAGACAGTGCCGGTATCTATGCTGTTATGACAAACGCTTACGGTTGTAATTTATCGGTATCAGCTATTGTACGATTAATTCCTCCAGATCTGACCATGACCATTTCTGATGTGAAATGTTATGACAACACCCATACCATCGTTACCTTTGAGATCTGCACCGGCAATGGCTACGACAGTATTCCGAAAGACCTGACCGTATCCTTCTATGATGGCGATTCCTTATTAAAACCATTGTTTTATAACGATGCTGCTACTGCAGGTAGCTGTCATACCTACACGCAGGTAGTAAGCACGCCATTCAGCGGAGAGTTATATGCGGTGGTGAATGCGAATGCTTTATTAAAAGAGACTGACTATACGAATAACAGCGATGCGGCATATACTTCTCCTTTTACAGTGGGTTTTGAACCACATGTACTGGAAGTAGGCCGATTCCAGGATATACAACTATCCCCGATGCTCACAGGCGGCGAATTGCCAGCTACGCTTACCTGGACACCTGCAGCAGGTCTATCCTGTACAAATTGTCTCTACCCTACTGTACATGCAGTATCTTCAGTGATCTATACGCTGGCTATTAAGAATGAATATTTCTGCACGGATACTGCTTCTGTATATGTACATACCTCCGTGAAAGACCTGTTCTCTATGCCAAATGCCTTTAGTCCAAACGGGGATGGTGTGAATGATGTATTTTATATTATCGGTTCTAAAGACATTATTGCTATTGACGACTTCCTGATCTTTGACAGGTGGGGGAATAAAGTGTTTGAAAGACATCAGGGTGTGCCGAATGATAAGTCCTTTGGATGGGATGGTGCGAATGCGAAACCGGGTGCTTATGTTTACTACATCAAAGCTGGCAATGCACAGATAAAAGGAACGGTGCTATTGGTAAAATAA
- a CDS encoding DinB family protein codes for MAQKEFIQSLEELLTGSHAHVSFDDAVKGVPEKIRGIVPENMPYSIWQLVEHIRIAQWDILEFSRNPGHQSPPWPEGYWPKEPAPKDDEAWKHSIAQIKKDCAEFIKLLKRPDADLFEPFTHGDGQHLFREALLIADHTSYHTGEIVAVRRMLGAWK; via the coding sequence ATGGCACAAAAAGAATTCATTCAATCATTAGAAGAGCTACTCACTGGCAGTCATGCCCATGTCTCATTCGATGATGCCGTAAAGGGGGTACCTGAAAAAATAAGAGGAATCGTACCGGAAAACATGCCTTACAGCATCTGGCAACTGGTAGAACACATTCGTATTGCCCAATGGGATATATTGGAGTTTTCAAGAAATCCCGGTCATCAGTCTCCACCCTGGCCAGAAGGTTACTGGCCTAAGGAGCCGGCGCCAAAAGACGACGAAGCCTGGAAGCACAGCATCGCCCAGATCAAAAAGGATTGCGCAGAATTTATTAAATTGCTCAAACGACCTGATGCAGATCTTTTCGAGCCTTTTACGCATGGAGATGGGCAACACCTCTTTCGCGAAGCGCTGCTGATTGCTGATCATACCAGTTACCATACCGGCGAAATTGTGGCTGTGAGAAGAATGTTGGGGGCGTGGAAATAA
- a CDS encoding DUF3820 family protein yields MEIAGPDPEIFKQLVTMRMPFGKYKDVLLCDLPVSYLEWFNREGWPKGKLGMLLSTMYEIRLNGLMDLLKPLRGGTLKG; encoded by the coding sequence ATGGAAATAGCAGGACCGGATCCGGAGATCTTTAAACAGTTGGTAACGATGAGAATGCCATTTGGAAAATACAAGGATGTGCTGCTGTGCGATTTGCCGGTGTCTTACCTGGAGTGGTTTAATCGGGAAGGATGGCCGAAGGGAAAGCTGGGGATGTTGCTAAGTACGATGTACGAAATCAGGCTAAACGGGTTGATGGATTTGTTAAAGCCTTTGAGAGGCGGTACTCTCAAAGGCTGA